DNA sequence from the Devosia lacusdianchii genome:
GGTGCGTCCGAGCATGCTCATGGGGAGATCGGGGTGGTGGCCACCCCCCTCCCAGCCTCCCCCACAAGGGGGGAGGTGCTGCCCGGAGCTTGCGGTACGATCTCGTCAAAACCGTAGCCCTGCACCGCCCCCTTGAAGGGGGAGGGTGGGAGGGGGTAGGGCCACAAACGCGGATTGCTGGAGAGCGACTGCATCATCAATCTTCCAGCACCCACGTATCTTTTGTGCCGCCGCCCTGGCTGGAATTCACCACCAGTGAGCCCTTCTTGAGCGCCACGCGCGTCAGGCCGCCGGGGGTAATCCGCACCTCGTCACCGATAAGCACATAGGGCCGCAAATCCACGTGGCGCGGGGCGATGCCGGCGTTCACGTAAGTGGGGCAGGTGCTCAACGCCAGCGTCGGCTGCACAATGTAATTGTCCGGTCGCGCCTCGATTTTCCGGCGGAACTCGGCATGCATGGCCTTGGACGAGGTCGGCCCCACCATCATGCCATAGCCGCCCGAGCCGTGAACCTCCTTCACCACCAGGTCGCCGATATTATCGAGCACCCAGTGGCGCTGCTCCTCGTCGGTGCAGTTATAGGTCGGCACGTTCTGCAGCAGCGCCTTCTCGCCGAGATAGAACTCGATGATCTCAGGCACGTAGGTGTAAACTGCCTTGTCGTCGGCAATGCCCGTGCCTGGCGCGTTGACCAGCGTGACATTCCCGGCTCGATAGGCATTAAACAGCCCAGGCACGCCCAGCATGGATTCGGGCTTGAAGGTCAGCGGATCGAGATAGTCGTCGTCGATGCGCCGGTAGATCACGTCCACCCGTTCGGGCCCGGTCGTGGTCCGCATATAGACCTTGCCACCATCGACAAAGAGATCGGGCCCCTCGCACAGCGTCGCGCCCATCCGGTCGGCGAGGAACGAGTGTTCGAAATAGGCCGAATTGTAGATGCCCGGCGTCAGCACGACGATATTGGGCGATGACCCCGCGCCAGCAGGCGCTACGCTTTCCAGCGTCCGCCGCAAGTTTTCCGGATAGGTCTCGACCGGCGCGACCTTGCTGCGCTGGAACAGGTCCGGCGCCAGCATCATCATCGCCTCGCGGTCTTCCAGCATGTAGCTGACGCCCGAAGGCGTGCGCAGATTGTCTTCCAGCACATAGAATTCGTCCGGCCCGACCCGCACGATGTCGACGCCGATAATGTGGGCATAGACGCCCTTGGCCGGCTCCAGCCCCATCATCTCCGGGCAGAACGCGGCGTTCTGCAGGATCAGCTTGGCCGGAATCCGCCCGGCCTTCAGTATCTCCTGGCGATGGTAGATGTCGTAGAGAAAGGCGTTGAGCGCCTTGACCCGTTGCTCGATCCCCTTGCTCAGCCGCCGCCATTCCATCGCCGAAATGATGCGGGGTATCACATCAAAGGGGATGACTTTCTCGGTGCCCTCCTCCGAGCCATAGACGGCAAAGGTGATACCGAGCTTGCGGAAGATGGCCTCGGCGTCCGACTGCATCAGCGTCAGCGCTTTGTCCGGCTGTTCTTCGAGCCACTGGGCCAGGGCCCGATAAGGTTCGCGGACGCTGCCATCCGCATTATACATTTCGTCGAACGGCGGTTTGTCGCCCATTATGCTCCGAGTGGTAATACGGCTCGTCCCATCGCCTTCACATTGCTACACTTTTATGAGGCGGCGGCAAGCCGGTCGCCGGCTTTTTGCTGAGGGCGGGTCGACTTGAATGGTAGGGGCGGCTATTCCTAGCCAACCCCTTCCAGATATTGCGAGTTCCCATGGCCATCGAGATTCTGCAAACCGGCAAGCTGCTCGATAGCTGTGAGACGGCCCTCGCCGAACGCTATACCGTCCACAAGCTGCACGAGCAGGCCGACCCCAAGGCCTGGTTGGCGGCCAATGGCGCCCGCATTCGCGCCCATGCGGGTTCGGGCGTGCAGGCTGATCTGATGGATGCGCTGCCCAATCTCGAAATTATTGCCAGCTTCGGCGTCGGCTACGACAATATCGACACCAAGACCGCCAAGGCCCGCAATATCCGCGTCACCAACACGCCTAACGTGCTCAACGACGCCGTCGCCGAGCTCACCATCGGCCTCATGATTGCGTTGGCCCGCCGCATCCCGCAGGGCGACCAATATGTCCGCCAGGGCAAGTGGCCGTCGGCCAATATGGGCCTCTTCTCCGAACTGACCGGCAAGACCGTCGGCATTCTCGGCCTCGGCCGCATCGGCAAGGAGATCGCCGTCAGGGCCCAGGCCATGAAGATGCGCGTCGTCTATTACGGCCGCAAGCGCCAACCCACCGAGCCGCATGTCTACTACGACAACCTCGTCGACATGGCCCGCGACAGCGACTGGCTGGTCATCATCGCGCCCGGCGGCAAAGGCACCGAGCGCATCGTCAGCCGCGACGTTCTCGAAGCGCTCGGTCCGAAGGGCATGCTGGTCAATGTTGCCCGTGGCACCCTGATCGACGAGCCGGCCATGCTCGAATTGCTGCAATCCGGCAGCCTCGGCGGCGCCGCACTCGACGTGTTCGAAAACGAGCCTGCCGTTCCCGCCGGCTTCCTCGCGCTCGACAACGTCGTCCTCAGCCCCCACCAGGGCAGCGCCACCAACCAGACTCGCGACGCCATGGGCGCCTTGCTCGTCGCCAACCTCGAAGCCCATTTCGCCGGAGAACCGCTGATCAGCGCTGTGGTTTAGTCAAAACTCTCAGTCGGGCTCCCCTCCCCCTTGCGGGGAGGGGTTGGGGTGGGGGTGCGATCTCTCAGCGCGGCGCTGAGCACGGCAAAGACGCCCTCCGCGTTGCCAAGCACATCATTGTTGGTAAATCGCAGCACGGAATAGCCGCGCCCCGCCAGGTAAGTCGTTCGCCTTGCATCATAGGCCATGGCCTCGTCTGTTCCGTGCGTATCGCCGTCGATCTCGACAACAAGCGCGGCGTGATGACAGACGAAGTCCACGTAGTAGGGGCCGATCTGCGCTTGCCGGCGGAAATGGAACCCCGTCTTTCTGAACGTGTAGACGATTTGCCAGAAACGCCGCTCCGCTGGCGTTTGGTCTCTGCGAAGTTGGCGAGAACGGTCTCTGGACATAGCTCAGCATACCCCCACCCCAACCCCTCCCTGCAAGGGGGAGGGGAGGTCGACTGAGCGTTTTGAGGCCTCACTCCAAATTCTCCTGCACCATGGTCCCAGCCTGGTGCACGCAGAACACCACCAGCCGGCCATCGCCGATATTGATGAATTTGTGCGGTACCCCGCCCGGCACCACGGCGATATCCCCTGGTCCGGCCTCGAACGTCTCTTCGCCCGCCACGATCCGCGCCCGGCCCGATTGCACGAACCACGTCTCGGGGTAGGGATGGACATGCAGCCCCGGTCCCTGACCCGGATCATTGTCCACGGCAAAGAACGAGATGTCCGTGCCATAGGCCGTGCCCTCAAATCTGATCGTCCGGCTCTCGCTCGGCGTCCGGTCCGCTGCGCGCAATACCTGTGCCATCATGAGTCTCCTGTGCTCGTTGCTGAGACGACGAGCGAGCTCATCGGTTTTCGACACGCTCAGCTGTTGATCACGAATATCCGATGCGGCTCTCCGCTCATCAGGATCACGTCTGCCGCCGTCCACCCCTGCTGTTCGAACAGGTGCACCGCATCCGCCGTGAGCGCGTAGAGCCGCCGATGCCCCAGCCGCAGCGCCTCCGCCTTCGCCCGGCCCAGCAACGCCTTGGCCACGCCGCGCCGCCGCACCTGCGGCATCACCACCAGCCCGCCGACCCATGGCGATCGCTCGGTTACCAGCCCGCCGGAACTCGCTGTCAGTGCGCAGGTGCCCACCACCACGCCATCCTGTAGCGCCACGATGCCCAGCGGCAACCCGTCCCGCCGCATCCGCTCGCTCAGGTCGGTCCGCGCCGAAGCCCCGCGCGCATTGTACCAATCGGGCCATTCGCTCTCGAACAGCGCGGACAGCGGCTCGATGGCGTCCTTGTGGTCAATCAGCAACGCTGTCGATATCGTCATCGTCCTGCCTTTCTCGCACGGCCTACCTGCATCATGTGGCGATTCCCTCCGGCCCCACAAAGGGCTAGCGTCGGCATCGATGAATGAGGAGACCGGCATGGGTGAGTGGTGGCGCGGCGGAGTGATCTATCAGGTCTATCCGCGTTCGTTTCAGGATAGCAATGGCGACGGCATCGGCGATCTGCCCGGCATTATCCGCCGGCTCGATCACATCGTCAGCCTCGGCGTCGATTGTATCTGGCTCTCGCCCATCACCCGCTCGCCCCAGGCTGATATGGGCTATGACGTCTCCGACTATCGCGACGTCGATCCGCTTTTCGGCTCGCTGCACGATTTCGACAGTCTGGTCGAACAGGCCCATGCCAGGGGCCTCAAGGTCATCATGGATCAGGTGGTGAGTCACACCTCGGACCTGCATCCCTGGTTCCAGGAATCCCGCCTCAACCGCACCAATGCCAAGGCCGACTGGTATGCCTGGGCCGATCCGCTCCCCGATGGCTCTCCGCCCAATAACTGGCCGGCGGTGTTCGGCGGCCGCGCCTGGGAGTGGAACCCGACGCGCGGGCAGTACTACCTGCACAACTTTCTCGCCAGCCAGCCCGACCTCAACTTCCATAATCCCGAAGTGCAGCAGGCCGTGCTCGATGTCATGCGCTTCTGGCTCGAGCGCGGCATCGATGGCTTCCGCCTCGATACCGTGAATTACTACTTTCACGACAGGAAGCTGCGCTCGAACCCGCCCAACAAGCGCCACGAGCATCTGCCCTACGCGGTCAATCCCTACGACATGCAGGAGCACCG
Encoded proteins:
- a CDS encoding endonuclease domain-containing protein is translated as MSRDRSRQLRRDQTPAERRFWQIVYTFRKTGFHFRRQAQIGPYYVDFVCHHAALVVEIDGDTHGTDEAMAYDARRTTYLAGRGYSVLRFTNNDVLGNAEGVFAVLSAALRDRTPTPTPPRKGEGSPTESFD
- a CDS encoding circularly permuted type 2 ATP-grasp protein, with protein sequence MGDKPPFDEMYNADGSVREPYRALAQWLEEQPDKALTLMQSDAEAIFRKLGITFAVYGSEEGTEKVIPFDVIPRIISAMEWRRLSKGIEQRVKALNAFLYDIYHRQEILKAGRIPAKLILQNAAFCPEMMGLEPAKGVYAHIIGVDIVRVGPDEFYVLEDNLRTPSGVSYMLEDREAMMMLAPDLFQRSKVAPVETYPENLRRTLESVAPAGAGSSPNIVVLTPGIYNSAYFEHSFLADRMGATLCEGPDLFVDGGKVYMRTTTGPERVDVIYRRIDDDYLDPLTFKPESMLGVPGLFNAYRAGNVTLVNAPGTGIADDKAVYTYVPEIIEFYLGEKALLQNVPTYNCTDEEQRHWVLDNIGDLVVKEVHGSGGYGMMVGPTSSKAMHAEFRRKIEARPDNYIVQPTLALSTCPTYVNAGIAPRHVDLRPYVLIGDEVRITPGGLTRVALKKGSLVVNSSQGGGTKDTWVLED
- a CDS encoding GNAT family N-acetyltransferase, with protein sequence MTISTALLIDHKDAIEPLSALFESEWPDWYNARGASARTDLSERMRRDGLPLGIVALQDGVVVGTCALTASSGGLVTERSPWVGGLVVMPQVRRRGVAKALLGRAKAEALRLGHRRLYALTADAVHLFEQQGWTAADVILMSGEPHRIFVINS
- a CDS encoding cupin domain-containing protein — translated: MMAQVLRAADRTPSESRTIRFEGTAYGTDISFFAVDNDPGQGPGLHVHPYPETWFVQSGRARIVAGEETFEAGPGDIAVVPGGVPHKFINIGDGRLVVFCVHQAGTMVQENLE
- a CDS encoding 2-hydroxyacid dehydrogenase, with protein sequence MAIEILQTGKLLDSCETALAERYTVHKLHEQADPKAWLAANGARIRAHAGSGVQADLMDALPNLEIIASFGVGYDNIDTKTAKARNIRVTNTPNVLNDAVAELTIGLMIALARRIPQGDQYVRQGKWPSANMGLFSELTGKTVGILGLGRIGKEIAVRAQAMKMRVVYYGRKRQPTEPHVYYDNLVDMARDSDWLVIIAPGGKGTERIVSRDVLEALGPKGMLVNVARGTLIDEPAMLELLQSGSLGGAALDVFENEPAVPAGFLALDNVVLSPHQGSATNQTRDAMGALLVANLEAHFAGEPLISAVV